A genomic segment from Nicotiana tabacum cultivar K326 chromosome 9, ASM71507v2, whole genome shotgun sequence encodes:
- the LOC107771255 gene encoding uncharacterized protein LOC107771255 translates to MSSSSGVTDNSTVTHSSPLYLLPSDSPGTILVTTTFDGTSCGSWHRGMLLGLSCKNKLGLINGTVARPSSTSLLFEPWIRYNDMVVAWILNSLDREIRETVMYTESAEKLWKEIERRFVKLVELRFFRFVSKFPRLPKVLQAFYHILTELKIFGMSFLSLYHILIVFVDARRPTKG, encoded by the coding sequence ATGTCTAGTAGTTCTGGTGTAACTGATAATTCTACTGTGACACATTCCTCTCCATTATATCTGCTTCCGTCTGATTCACCTGGTACAATTTTGGTGACCACGACTTTTGATGGCACTAGCTGTGGAAGTTGGCATCGAGGAATGTTGTTAGGCCTCTCATGTAAGAATAAACTGGGGCTGATCAATGGGACAGTTGCACGACCTAGTTCTACCTCTCTTTTGTTCGAACCTTGGATTAGGTATAACGATATGGTTGTAGCCTGGATCCTAAATAGTTTAGATAGGGAAATTAGGGAGACTGTGATGTACACTGAAAGTGCTGAAAAACTTTGGAAGGAGATTGAGCGTAGATTTGTCAAGCTAGTGGAATTAAGATTTTTCAGATTCGTAAGTAAATTTCCTCGATTACCCAAGGTTCTTCAagcattttatcatattttaacaGAATTAAAAATCTTTGGGATGAGCTTTCTTTCTCTGTATCATATCCTGATTGTGTTTGTGGATGCAAGGAGACCTACTAAAGGTTAG